From the genome of Blautia pseudococcoides, one region includes:
- a CDS encoding acylphosphatase, protein MKIRKHFILTGLVQGVGLRYRAQHLARLLQVTGWVKNTWDGCVEMELQGKEQEIANFLERLSMGNFIRIEGVDAKEIPVREENGFCVKS, encoded by the coding sequence ATGAAAATCAGAAAGCATTTTATACTGACCGGTTTGGTACAGGGAGTAGGGCTTAGGTACCGGGCGCAGCACCTGGCACGGCTTCTGCAGGTGACCGGATGGGTGAAGAACACCTGGGACGGATGCGTGGAAATGGAACTGCAGGGCAAAGAGCAGGAGATAGCAAACTTCCTGGAACGGTTGTCCATGGGGAATTTTATACGGATTGAAGGGGTTGATGCCAAGGAGATTCCGGTGCGGGAGGAGAATGGGTTCTGTGTAAAAAGTTAA
- a CDS encoding ornithine cyclodeaminase family protein — protein sequence MDLLYINAFDIEKLELTNEEILGAVEKSLEAQGNGRTVIEPRVHLIPDPEFHGHFNVLRGYIEPMDVAGVKVVGDYVYNYKHNLPSEMALLNLYDPKTGAPRAVVDATEITSMRTGALTAIGAKYLAKKENKILGHLGSRGTAWWNVVLLDSIYDFEEIRVNSRRKESMEDFAARLTKKLGKPVKVTQNSEECLKGADIMVEATRLMEPTPLLKTEWVQPGNFVVPYGTVSAVELSLTDVMDKIVVDDWGQCKGGILGSLRRHVETGKLSENTLYGELGEIVAGKKPGRQREDETILFWHRGLSTNDIALGQLVYEKALKMGIGTTLKYR from the coding sequence ATGGATTTATTATACATAAATGCATTTGATATTGAAAAACTGGAACTGACAAATGAAGAAATTCTGGGAGCAGTGGAGAAAAGCCTGGAGGCCCAGGGAAATGGCAGGACAGTCATTGAGCCCCGTGTACATCTGATCCCCGATCCGGAATTTCATGGACATTTCAATGTACTCAGAGGATATATAGAGCCTATGGATGTGGCAGGCGTGAAAGTTGTGGGAGACTATGTTTATAACTATAAACACAATCTGCCGTCAGAAATGGCCCTGCTTAATTTGTACGACCCTAAAACCGGGGCGCCGAGAGCCGTGGTCGACGCTACGGAAATCACATCTATGCGTACGGGTGCTCTGACAGCCATCGGAGCGAAGTATCTGGCAAAGAAAGAAAATAAAATCCTGGGGCATCTGGGTTCCAGAGGAACCGCATGGTGGAACGTGGTGCTTCTTGATTCCATTTATGATTTTGAGGAGATTCGTGTGAACAGCCGCAGAAAAGAATCCATGGAGGATTTTGCGGCACGGCTTACCAAAAAACTGGGCAAACCGGTTAAAGTGACCCAGAACAGTGAAGAGTGCCTGAAAGGGGCGGATATCATGGTGGAGGCCACCCGTCTTATGGAACCTACGCCTCTATTGAAAACAGAGTGGGTACAGCCGGGGAATTTTGTGGTTCCCTATGGGACAGTCAGCGCGGTGGAACTCTCCCTCACAGATGTGATGGACAAGATCGTGGTGGACGACTGGGGACAGTGCAAAGGCGGCATCCTGGGAAGCCTCCGCAGACATGTGGAGACAGGAAAACTAAGCGAGAATACATTGTATGGAGAACTGGGAGAGATTGTGGCAGGGAAAAAACCGGGCAGACAGCGTGAGGATGAGACCATTTTATTCTGGCACAGAGGACTTTCAACAAATGACATTGCACTGGGACAGTTAGTATATGAAAAAGCATTAAAAATGGGAATAGGCACAACATTGAAATACCGATAG
- a CDS encoding BCCT family transporter, whose protein sequence is MKETKEKTGSAGLVRKGVFIPAFVIMAIVVAIGFINNEGLAKGAKAFFGFSLGKFGWLYQLVAVVSVVVIAIVTCSKLGDMRIGGANAKPKYPFGTWFAMILTGGIAVGIVNWGINEPLIYYGNVYGELDQLGIQAGTQEAARFALGRCFYNWTFVPYAMYAVSGLLIAYMYFNKKEKLSVISTLKPLFGKKTENPIFMNTVDTLCSLAITLGMSSGLGTGLALLISGLNVVYKIPNNTFIWVLLGGIATLIFTSSAILGVDKGIRRLASLNSKIFYGLLIFLFITGPMAIILSNSVSGLGEWLNNFFIWGLDSGDVGGEALTRWWTLADWCSWIAYAPIMGIFLGKIAYGRTVREFMIINWVMPSLFGIVWFSVWGGTGLNWQMNGVVDMVGVIKESGATAGVWAFLQNLPLGLGIIIIPVVMITLMLSFSTAADSMTSTIASICTKGQNMEEEPPKSQKLIWGILIGSISIIMGAVAGGVRGIDGVKQLASVGGFLVLFVFLLQLIAFIKTFFVDLKKEKNGKKE, encoded by the coding sequence ATGAAAGAAACGAAAGAAAAGACAGGTTCTGCCGGACTTGTGCGGAAGGGTGTATTTATTCCTGCTTTTGTTATCATGGCAATTGTTGTAGCGATTGGTTTTATCAATAATGAGGGGCTGGCAAAGGGAGCCAAAGCCTTCTTTGGTTTTTCCCTTGGGAAATTCGGATGGCTGTATCAGCTTGTGGCAGTTGTTTCAGTTGTAGTCATAGCCATTGTCACATGTTCTAAGCTGGGAGATATGCGGATCGGCGGAGCCAATGCAAAACCCAAGTATCCCTTCGGAACCTGGTTTGCCATGATACTGACAGGCGGAATTGCAGTGGGAATTGTAAACTGGGGGATCAATGAACCTTTGATATACTATGGAAATGTGTACGGTGAGCTGGACCAGCTGGGCATTCAGGCGGGAACCCAGGAGGCGGCACGTTTTGCGCTTGGCAGATGTTTTTATAACTGGACATTTGTACCTTATGCCATGTATGCGGTATCGGGCCTTCTCATTGCCTACATGTATTTCAACAAGAAAGAAAAACTGTCTGTAATTTCCACCTTAAAGCCTCTTTTTGGAAAAAAGACAGAAAATCCCATATTTATGAATACAGTAGATACGCTGTGTTCCCTTGCGATCACACTGGGAATGTCTTCCGGCCTGGGAACCGGTCTGGCGCTTCTTATTTCCGGGCTGAATGTTGTATATAAAATACCGAATAATACATTCATCTGGGTACTTCTTGGGGGGATAGCCACTCTTATTTTTACAAGCTCCGCTATCCTGGGCGTGGATAAAGGGATCCGCAGACTGGCATCCCTGAACAGTAAGATTTTCTATGGTCTGCTGATCTTCCTGTTCATCACAGGACCAATGGCGATCATTTTAAGCAATTCCGTATCAGGACTGGGAGAGTGGCTGAATAATTTCTTTATCTGGGGACTGGATTCCGGTGATGTGGGCGGCGAGGCGCTGACAAGATGGTGGACCCTGGCTGACTGGTGTTCCTGGATCGCCTATGCTCCCATCATGGGTATTTTCCTTGGAAAGATTGCCTATGGCAGAACCGTGCGTGAATTTATGATCATCAACTGGGTTATGCCATCCTTATTCGGTATCGTGTGGTTTTCCGTATGGGGAGGAACAGGACTGAACTGGCAGATGAACGGTGTTGTGGATATGGTTGGAGTCATCAAGGAAAGCGGCGCTACAGCAGGCGTTTGGGCCTTTCTGCAGAACCTTCCGCTGGGGCTGGGAATTATTATCATTCCGGTTGTTATGATTACCCTCATGCTGTCCTTCTCCACAGCGGCGGACTCCATGACCAGCACCATTGCATCCATCTGTACCAAGGGACAGAATATGGAGGAGGAGCCTCCAAAGTCCCAGAAGTTGATCTGGGGTATCCTGATCGGTTCCATCTCCATTATCATGGGAGCCGTAGCAGGCGGTGTACGTGGTATAGACGGCGTAAAACAGTTGGCTTCGGTGGGAGGTTTTCTGGTACTCTTTGTATTCCTGCTGCAGTTGATCGCATTTATTAAAACATTTTTTGTGGATTTGAAAAAAGAGAAGAATGGGAAGAAAGAATAG
- a CDS encoding aromatic amino acid lyase translates to MAFSTIQKTFTALDAEIRSLANPVSMDTFPLAGEIEDRSTSAPLAVQRPDKILDDLCYVLGIELMLAGQAMDLRRGETFGEITGKGLAVLRKQYRFMIRMTVY, encoded by the coding sequence ATAGCGTTTTCCACGATCCAGAAGACGTTCACAGCTCTGGACGCGGAAATCCGCAGTCTGGCAAACCCCGTGTCCATGGATACCTTTCCGCTTGCCGGTGAGATTGAGGACAGGAGCACCAGCGCGCCTTTGGCTGTGCAGAGACCGGATAAAATACTGGACGATCTCTGCTATGTCCTGGGGATTGAACTCATGCTTGCAGGCCAGGCGATGGATTTGCGGAGAGGGGAAACATTTGGGGAAATAACAGGGAAAGGGCTTGCCGTCCTCAGGAAACAATACCGTTTTATGATAAGGATGACCGTATACTGA
- a CDS encoding LysR family transcriptional regulator, translating to MTLRHMSIFLEVASCNNMSIAAQNLYISQSTVSLAISEIEKTYKVRLFDRLSKHLRLTEAGVLLLDYASRIISLYKEMESALLGLHLKQIHIGSTLVAASCLLQDIIRAYHIICPDVSTRFTIDDSYFMEKKLASGELDVMLTETKGSHSSLVYTPFLDDTFVVICSPDHPYARRESLSIVDFENEMFLLREEGNSTRAALERALSKQGLSLTKSHVYHNIDALKEAVAENEGISMISKMLIREELSSHKLHACPVTDLPIKRVFYIVQRKDRAFLPYVKEFIRLCRETSGRRSDS from the coding sequence ATGACACTCCGCCACATGTCCATATTTCTGGAAGTTGCATCCTGCAACAATATGAGTATTGCTGCCCAAAACCTGTATATTTCACAATCCACGGTCAGTCTGGCTATCTCTGAGATTGAAAAGACTTACAAGGTCCGCCTGTTTGACCGTCTGAGCAAACATCTCCGGCTCACAGAGGCAGGTGTGCTGCTCCTGGATTACGCATCCAGAATCATTTCCCTATATAAAGAAATGGAGTCCGCACTTCTGGGACTCCATCTGAAACAGATCCATATTGGAAGCACGCTGGTGGCTGCCTCCTGCCTGCTGCAGGATATTATCCGGGCATACCATATCATCTGCCCGGATGTAAGCACACGTTTTACTATTGACGACTCCTATTTTATGGAGAAAAAGCTGGCCTCAGGGGAACTGGATGTAATGCTTACAGAGACAAAGGGAAGCCACAGCAGCCTTGTCTATACCCCTTTTTTGGATGATACTTTTGTGGTCATATGCAGTCCTGATCATCCCTATGCCCGGAGAGAAAGTCTTTCCATTGTGGATTTTGAAAATGAGATGTTTCTCCTGCGGGAGGAAGGAAACAGCACCCGCGCGGCTCTGGAGCGGGCCCTGAGCAAACAGGGCCTTTCCCTTACTAAAAGTCATGTATATCATAACATTGACGCCCTGAAGGAAGCTGTAGCTGAAAATGAAGGGATCTCCATGATCTCTAAAATGTTGATACGGGAAGAACTTTCCAGCCACAAACTCCACGCCTGCCCGGTCACAGACCTGCCCATAAAGCGTGTTTTTTATATCGTACAGAGAAAGGACAGGGCCTTTCTTCCCTATGTCAAAGAATTTATTCGCCTGTGCCGGGAAACTTCCGGCAGAAGGTCTGACAGTTAA
- a CDS encoding M14 family zinc carboxypeptidase, producing MCINARNQRENRQFVQFSGYTYREMENDLHIFSKIFKGIMEVQTVGDTMDGRKLYHVRMGDENASDRVLIFAGIHGREYMTSQLVMEQMGEFVENLLHEDRTYKGYSYRELLKDRALHIIPMANPDGVTISQFGAEGMQSPGIREQVWEIADRDGARMPWKSYFRRWKSNAEGVDVNRNFDALWEDYVDGIGRPSREKYKGTAPESTREAQALVNLTKKENFARTVSYHSSGGVIYWAFGQQGELAARTQAFANRIAAVTGYEPDGNYEELDPAGYKDWALLKRGIPSLTIEIGRADSPLPQSAYKKVLRENRYVWEETLLDIIEEKK from the coding sequence ATGTGCATAAATGCTCGAAATCAAAGAGAAAATCGACAATTTGTCCAATTTTCAGGCTATACTTACCGAGAAATGGAGAATGATTTGCATATATTTTCCAAAATTTTTAAAGGAATTATGGAAGTTCAGACAGTAGGTGATACGATGGATGGCAGAAAGCTGTACCATGTGAGAATGGGAGATGAAAATGCCTCTGACAGGGTTTTGATTTTTGCGGGAATACATGGAAGAGAATACATGACCAGCCAGCTTGTCATGGAACAGATGGGGGAATTTGTGGAGAATCTGCTTCACGAGGACAGAACCTACAAGGGATATTCCTACCGTGAGCTGCTGAAAGACCGTGCCCTCCATATAATTCCCATGGCAAATCCGGACGGGGTGACCATCAGCCAGTTTGGGGCTGAGGGCATGCAGTCACCCGGGATTCGGGAACAGGTGTGGGAGATCGCGGACCGGGATGGGGCACGAATGCCGTGGAAATCTTATTTCAGACGGTGGAAATCCAATGCCGAAGGTGTGGATGTGAACCGGAATTTTGATGCCCTGTGGGAGGATTATGTGGATGGGATCGGCAGACCCTCCAGGGAAAAATACAAGGGTACCGCCCCAGAGAGCACCAGGGAGGCCCAGGCATTGGTTAATCTGACAAAAAAGGAAAACTTCGCGCGCACTGTCAGCTATCATTCCTCCGGCGGAGTCATATACTGGGCTTTCGGGCAGCAGGGGGAACTGGCAGCCAGGACACAGGCCTTTGCAAACCGTATTGCTGCTGTCACGGGATATGAGCCGGACGGCAATTACGAGGAGCTGGATCCCGCAGGATATAAGGACTGGGCATTACTGAAAAGGGGAATTCCAAGCCTGACCATTGAAATCGGCAGGGCGGATTCCCCGCTGCCCCAGTCTGCATACAAAAAAGTTCTGCGGGAAAACAGATATGTGTGGGAAGAAACTCTGCTGGATATCATAGAAGAAAAGAAATAG
- a CDS encoding HAD family hydrolase, which yields MKKLKQIAALVGAVLLLSMYVLAFIFSLSHNPNAGNMLLAAIYCTVLVPVFLYACLLVYRYTRQKNDIPQIDTASSAVDTFIFDLGNVLVRYDWKTYLKSLKFSAEAVQAVGDAVFDSPDWVDADRGVRNEEEILQAFIDNDPEYEKEIREAFAKMSGAIHTYSYTVDWLKHLKKRGYKLYYLSNFSQPMYERCKEKMAFLDLMDGGYMSWQVKMLKPEPEFYQKLLNDFHIKPEKAVFLDDVLENVAEARLQGINAVHFKGRKETIQKLVEEYDVL from the coding sequence GTGAAGAAGCTGAAACAAATTGCTGCGCTGGTTGGAGCCGTACTGCTTCTTAGCATGTACGTCCTGGCTTTTATTTTTTCTCTTTCGCACAACCCAAATGCCGGTAATATGCTGCTGGCCGCAATCTACTGCACGGTACTTGTTCCCGTGTTTTTGTATGCCTGCCTGCTGGTATACCGCTATACAAGGCAGAAAAATGATATTCCTCAGATAGACACTGCATCCTCCGCTGTAGATACTTTTATCTTTGACCTTGGAAATGTGCTGGTCCGTTATGACTGGAAAACCTATTTAAAAAGTTTGAAATTCAGCGCGGAAGCAGTACAGGCTGTGGGCGATGCTGTATTTGACAGCCCTGATTGGGTGGATGCTGACCGAGGTGTGCGGAATGAAGAAGAAATTCTCCAGGCCTTTATTGACAATGACCCGGAATACGAAAAAGAAATACGTGAGGCATTCGCAAAAATGAGCGGTGCCATACATACCTACTCTTACACAGTGGACTGGCTGAAACATTTGAAAAAGAGAGGATATAAGCTCTATTATCTATCCAATTTTTCACAGCCTATGTATGAACGCTGCAAGGAGAAAATGGCATTTCTGGATCTTATGGACGGCGGCTACATGTCCTGGCAGGTAAAAATGCTGAAGCCGGAACCGGAGTTCTACCAGAAACTGCTGAATGACTTTCATATCAAGCCGGAGAAGGCGGTATTTCTTGACGATGTACTGGAAAATGTGGCGGAAGCCCGTTTGCAGGGAATTAATGCTGTCCATTTTAAGGGCAGGAAAGAGACCATCCAAAAATTAGTGGAAGAATACGATGTGCTTTAA
- a CDS encoding adenylosuccinate synthase, with translation MVKAVVGANWGDEGKGKITDMLAQESDIIVRFQGGANAGHTIVNNYGKFALHTLPSGVFYDHTTSVIGNGVALNIPVLFKEIHSIVEKGVPAPKIKVSDRAQMVMSYHIKFDEYEEERLAGKSFGSTKSGIAPFYSDKYAKNGFQVSELFDDDAALREKVERVCETKNVTLEHLYHKPLLNPDDIMKELMEYKEMIAPYVCDVSLYLWNALKEGREVLLEGQLGSLKDPDHGIYPMVTSSSTLAAYGAVGAGIPPYEIKKIITVCKAYSSAVGAGAFVSEIFGDEADELRRRGGDGGEFGATTGRPRRMGWFDCVASKYGCRMQGTTDVAFTVLDVLGYLEEIPVCVAYEIDGEITTDFPTTGRLEKAKPVLETLPGWNCDIRGIKNYDELPENCRRYIEFVEEKIGFPITMVSNGPSREDIIYRNK, from the coding sequence ATGGTAAAAGCAGTAGTAGGGGCTAACTGGGGAGATGAAGGTAAGGGCAAGATCACTGACATGCTCGCACAGGAATCCGATATCATCGTAAGATTCCAGGGCGGTGCCAATGCGGGTCATACAATTGTAAACAATTACGGAAAATTTGCGCTCCATACTCTTCCGTCCGGTGTGTTCTACGACCACACAACCAGTGTCATCGGAAACGGTGTTGCGCTTAATATCCCGGTACTGTTTAAAGAGATCCATTCTATTGTGGAGAAGGGTGTACCTGCACCGAAGATCAAGGTTTCTGACCGCGCGCAGATGGTCATGTCCTATCATATCAAATTCGACGAATATGAGGAAGAGCGTCTGGCAGGAAAATCTTTTGGCTCCACCAAGTCTGGAATCGCGCCGTTTTATTCTGATAAATATGCAAAGAACGGTTTCCAGGTCAGCGAGCTGTTCGATGATGACGCGGCACTGAGAGAAAAAGTGGAGCGTGTATGCGAGACCAAGAATGTGACCTTAGAGCACTTATATCACAAACCGCTTCTGAATCCGGATGATATCATGAAAGAGCTGATGGAGTATAAGGAGATGATCGCTCCCTATGTGTGTGATGTCTCCCTGTATTTGTGGAATGCACTGAAAGAGGGCAGGGAAGTGCTTCTGGAAGGACAGCTCGGATCCCTGAAAGACCCGGATCACGGAATCTATCCAATGGTTACCTCCTCCTCCACACTGGCTGCTTACGGTGCAGTGGGCGCAGGTATTCCGCCTTACGAGATCAAGAAGATCATCACAGTCTGCAAGGCATACTCAAGCGCAGTAGGCGCCGGTGCATTTGTATCTGAAATCTTCGGTGACGAAGCAGACGAGCTGAGAAGACGCGGCGGTGACGGCGGAGAGTTTGGCGCCACCACGGGACGCCCAAGACGTATGGGATGGTTTGACTGTGTGGCTTCCAAATATGGCTGCCGTATGCAGGGAACTACAGATGTGGCCTTCACGGTTCTGGATGTTCTGGGATATCTGGAGGAGATTCCGGTATGTGTGGCTTACGAGATCGACGGCGAGATCACAACAGATTTCCCCACAACAGGCAGGCTGGAAAAGGCAAAACCGGTTCTGGAAACACTTCCGGGCTGGAACTGCGATATCCGCGGCATTAAAAATTACGATGAGCTTCCGGAAAACTGCCGCAGATATATTGAGTTCGTGGAAGAGAAGATCGGATTCCCCATCACCATGGTTTCCAACGGCCCAAGCCGTGAGGATATTATTTACCGCAATAAATAA
- a CDS encoding DUF4179 domain-containing protein: MLEQGKWKNEAPKPSKEFHDRFEESLKLIEQRAEHTGEKAFAGAEVVSMNRKAKRGTGRLKRAAMGCTAMAAAMAVFLGACYQNPVWASNLPLIGHIFERMEGKLSYGENYKDYAEPLESGTAENQAGGGQEGQAGGAFTKTVDGTTVTMSESYCSGSALYLSVLIESEDPFQDTFKNESGQPSICIQTTENYSFNPQVQNDLVYLEGEFLDDNTYTGVMRIDLNMKNTDATELEKKQAEAEAAGEEFMVDAEVVKQYSTKLEIPEQFTLNLDISQIIGQLAEPDVFDTGYTDEELEAMSDEEWKQVMTEAENEGGWNSFPNSHENWWMDGSWQFELDIKADHSKVQTAEVNQMNEEGAGIASVVKTPFELTVNELYEDESKRADYFPVILDAQGRAMEVISGNVNTVPVKNYDVSTVYVYLCDYMEYMDELKGHRQEDGYKALIDEKAKFATEVHFD; encoded by the coding sequence ATGTTAGAACAGGGAAAATGGAAGAATGAGGCACCGAAACCTTCAAAGGAATTTCACGACAGATTCGAGGAGAGTTTGAAACTGATAGAACAAAGGGCTGAGCATACAGGGGAGAAGGCTTTTGCCGGCGCAGAAGTTGTCAGTATGAATAGAAAGGCAAAACGAGGAACAGGACGTTTAAAAAGGGCAGCAATGGGCTGCACAGCCATGGCTGCTGCAATGGCCGTATTTCTGGGGGCATGTTATCAGAATCCGGTGTGGGCATCCAATCTGCCCCTGATCGGCCATATTTTTGAACGGATGGAAGGAAAACTGTCATACGGAGAAAATTATAAAGACTATGCGGAACCTCTGGAGTCTGGAACAGCAGAAAATCAGGCCGGAGGCGGACAGGAGGGCCAGGCCGGAGGCGCCTTTACAAAAACAGTGGACGGTACCACGGTCACCATGTCAGAAAGCTACTGCAGCGGTTCCGCTCTGTATCTGTCTGTGCTGATCGAGTCAGAGGACCCCTTTCAGGACACCTTTAAAAATGAATCCGGGCAGCCTTCCATCTGCATACAGACAACAGAAAATTACAGTTTTAACCCTCAGGTACAGAATGATCTGGTTTATCTGGAGGGGGAGTTTCTGGATGACAATACCTATACAGGGGTTATGCGCATAGACCTGAATATGAAAAATACGGATGCCACAGAGCTGGAGAAAAAACAGGCCGAAGCGGAAGCAGCCGGGGAAGAATTTATGGTTGATGCGGAGGTAGTGAAACAATACAGCACAAAATTAGAGATCCCGGAACAGTTTACCCTGAATCTGGATATCAGCCAGATCATAGGACAACTGGCAGAACCGGACGTTTTTGATACAGGATACACAGACGAAGAACTGGAAGCCATGTCAGATGAAGAGTGGAAACAGGTCATGACAGAGGCGGAAAATGAGGGTGGATGGAACAGCTTTCCAAACAGCCATGAAAACTGGTGGATGGATGGCTCCTGGCAGTTTGAACTGGATATTAAAGCGGACCATTCCAAAGTACAGACCGCAGAAGTAAACCAGATGAATGAAGAGGGCGCAGGTATTGCGTCTGTAGTGAAAACACCTTTTGAGCTGACTGTAAACGAGTTATATGAGGATGAGTCGAAACGGGCAGATTACTTTCCTGTGATCCTGGATGCCCAGGGCAGGGCCATGGAAGTTATTTCAGGTAATGTCAATACCGTTCCGGTGAAAAATTACGATGTCTCCACCGTCTATGTATATTTATGTGATTACATGGAATATATGGATGAGCTGAAAGGGCACAGGCAGGAGGATGGCTATAAGGCCCTTATAGATGAGAAGGCAAAATTCGCCACAGAAGTGCATTTTGACTAA
- a CDS encoding RNA polymerase sigma factor, which translates to MQQQKFIQAVREAETTLYHVAMSILRNDADSADAVQEALLKAFEKLDTLKEEKYFKTWLTRILIHECYQIQRKKKRLVPYEAYVEREPGNEDELYTDLYTAIKGLPEDLRIAVILFYIEGFSIAEIAQMMGIKENTVKTRLYRGRNQLRKSLGDKEEALC; encoded by the coding sequence ATGCAGCAGCAGAAATTTATACAAGCCGTCAGGGAAGCGGAAACCACGCTGTATCATGTAGCCATGTCCATTTTGAGAAACGATGCGGACAGTGCGGATGCAGTTCAGGAGGCGCTTCTGAAGGCTTTTGAAAAATTAGATACGTTAAAGGAAGAGAAGTATTTCAAAACCTGGCTGACACGTATCCTGATCCATGAGTGCTATCAGATACAGAGGAAAAAGAAACGTCTGGTTCCTTACGAAGCGTATGTGGAGAGGGAGCCGGGAAACGAAGACGAATTATATACAGACCTTTATACAGCCATCAAGGGTCTGCCGGAGGACCTTCGCATTGCGGTGATATTATTCTATATAGAAGGCTTCTCCATTGCGGAGATCGCCCAGATGATGGGAATTAAGGAAAATACCGTGAAAACACGTCTGTACAGGGGAAGAAATCAGCTCAGGAAAAGTCTTGGTGATAAGGAGGAAGCATTATGTTAG
- a CDS encoding cupin domain-containing protein → MFIQKTEYFKQEYQTFQDYSLYVERVTVNQDFMEHTHEYDEIVIVVSGSGQHLI, encoded by the coding sequence ATGTTTATACAAAAAACAGAATATTTCAAACAGGAGTACCAGACCTTTCAGGACTACAGTCTGTATGTGGAACGGGTAACTGTGAATCAGGATTTTATGGAACATACCCATGAATATGATGAGATCGTGATTGTAGTGTCCGGGTCAGGGCAACATTTGATTTAA
- a CDS encoding Na+/H+ antiporter NhaC family protein → MKEQKRGNPIALLPIGVFLIIFIGAGILFHDFYTMPAIVGFLIALAVAFFQNRKVGFQEKVSIISKGIGEENIVTMCLIFLAAGAFSGSIKAAGGVESTVNLGLSIMPSSIAVVGLFVIGCFISISMGTSVGTITAMAPIGVGIAEKTGIPLPICMGAIVCGAMFGDNLSMISDTTIAAVRTQGCEMKDKFRENFFIVLPAAIITAVIFFFIARGNAGIIDGDLKFQIIKVIPYLVVLIGALVGINVFIVLITGTVLSLIVGVGTGAFAVSEMFQKMGDGITGMYDITVISIIVAAIVALVKEHGGIEYILYVIKKRISGERGGEFGISVLALLVDCCTANNTVAIVMAGPIAKEISEEFKVSPKRSASLLDIFASVGQGMIPYGAQLLAAASLSGLTPMAIMPYLFYPILMGVSAIGFIIFRRREVAG, encoded by the coding sequence ATGAAGGAGCAAAAGAGAGGGAATCCCATAGCGCTTTTGCCCATTGGGGTATTTTTGATCATTTTCATTGGGGCAGGTATCCTGTTCCATGACTTTTATACTATGCCGGCCATTGTGGGATTTTTGATTGCCCTTGCTGTGGCATTTTTCCAGAACCGTAAAGTTGGATTCCAGGAGAAAGTGTCAATCATTTCCAAGGGGATCGGTGAGGAGAACATTGTCACCATGTGCCTGATCTTCCTGGCAGCCGGAGCCTTTTCCGGCTCCATCAAAGCCGCCGGCGGGGTAGAGAGCACAGTCAATCTGGGGCTTTCCATTATGCCGTCCTCGATTGCTGTGGTAGGATTGTTTGTGATCGGCTGTTTTATTTCCATCTCCATGGGAACCAGTGTGGGTACTATTACCGCTATGGCCCCCATCGGGGTTGGGATTGCTGAGAAAACTGGTATTCCCCTTCCTATCTGTATGGGAGCTATTGTGTGCGGAGCCATGTTTGGAGATAATCTGTCCATGATTTCCGATACCACCATCGCGGCAGTGAGGACACAGGGATGTGAGATGAAGGACAAATTCAGGGAGAACTTTTTCATTGTCCTGCCTGCAGCCATTATCACGGCTGTGATCTTCTTCTTCATAGCCAGGGGAAATGCAGGGATTATTGATGGCGATCTGAAGTTTCAGATCATCAAGGTGATCCCATACCTGGTGGTCCTGATTGGGGCGCTTGTTGGTATTAACGTGTTCATCGTACTGATCACAGGTACCGTGCTGTCCCTTATTGTGGGGGTAGGCACAGGCGCGTTTGCTGTCAGTGAAATGTTTCAGAAGATGGGCGACGGCATCACAGGTATGTATGATATCACAGTGATCTCCATTATTGTAGCTGCCATTGTGGCGCTGGTGAAGGAACACGGAGGTATCGAATATATCCTGTATGTGATCAAGAAACGGATAAGCGGCGAGCGGGGCGGGGAGTTCGGAATCTCTGTTCTGGCGCTGCTGGTGGATTGCTGTACAGCCAACAATACGGTGGCTATCGTTATGGCCGGACCCATTGCAAAAGAGATCAGCGAAGAGTTCAAGGTAAGCCCAAAGAGAAGCGCATCCCTGCTGGATATCTTTGCCTCCGTAGGCCAGGGAATGATTCCCTACGGCGCCCAGCTTCTGGCCGCTGCCAGTCTGTCCGGGCTTACGCCTATGGCGATCATGCCGTATCTGTTTTATCCTATTTTAATGGGAGTTTCAGCCATTGGATTTATCATTTTCCGCAGGAGAGAAGTGGCGGGATAA